Proteins from a genomic interval of Candidatus Binatia bacterium:
- a CDS encoding sigma-70 family RNA polymerase sigma factor — protein MRSGEREVFGVLVDRYKRGIANFIGATVRNSSETADLSQETFLRAYAHVGTFNPQLGKFSTWIYQIARNVIRTHLAKSLRAPQLQEFPEDQSLESALPDPSPHADPAGGVLREEAERELRAALADLPERTRTVLALRYFDNMEYQTIASTLGLSLGNVKTLIHRGKIALTKRMRERERRAADAVAEPRPKGGKRALLLV, from the coding sequence GTGCGTTCCGGAGAAAGGGAGGTCTTCGGCGTACTCGTGGATCGCTACAAGCGCGGGATTGCGAACTTTATCGGCGCGACCGTGCGCAATTCGTCCGAGACCGCCGACCTTTCACAAGAGACGTTTCTGCGAGCCTACGCCCACGTCGGCACCTTCAACCCGCAGCTCGGCAAATTCTCGACCTGGATCTATCAGATCGCCCGAAACGTGATCCGCACGCATCTCGCCAAGTCGCTGCGCGCCCCGCAGTTGCAAGAGTTTCCCGAGGATCAGTCGCTCGAAAGCGCGCTGCCCGATCCCTCGCCGCACGCCGATCCCGCCGGCGGAGTTCTGCGCGAAGAGGCGGAGCGCGAACTGCGCGCGGCGCTCGCCGATCTCCCCGAGCGCACGCGAACCGTCCTGGCGCTGCGATACTTCGACAACATGGAGTATCAAACGATCGCGAGCACGCTCGGATTATCGCTCGGCAACGTGAAGACGCTGATCCATCGCGGGAAGATCGCCCTGACGAAGCGGATGCGCGAACGCGAACGCCGCGCGGCCGACGCCGTCGCCGAACCGAGACCGAAAGGAGGCAAGCGTGCGCTGCTCCTCGTGTGA
- the rfbC gene encoding dTDP-4-dehydrorhamnose 3,5-epimerase, producing the protein MEIEQLPLAGALLLSPSVHRDERGFFEETYSLDRYRACGIKETFVQDNVSLSRGGVLRGLHGDARLAKLVCVLRGSVFDAIADVRRESPTYGRWWGATLTAEQARQVYVPRGFLHGFLALVDETIVAYKQSAAYDPASEYAIAWNDADLGIAWPLRGRPPILSPRDAAAPGLRSLPQV; encoded by the coding sequence ATGGAGATCGAGCAATTACCTCTCGCGGGGGCGTTGTTACTCTCGCCGAGCGTCCATCGCGACGAACGAGGATTCTTCGAAGAGACCTATTCGCTCGACCGCTATCGCGCGTGCGGCATTAAGGAAACCTTCGTTCAAGATAACGTTTCCCTCTCGCGCGGCGGCGTCTTGCGCGGCCTGCACGGCGACGCGCGCTTGGCCAAACTCGTCTGCGTTCTGCGCGGCAGCGTCTTTGACGCGATCGCCGACGTGCGCCGCGAGAGCCCGACCTACGGGCGGTGGTGGGGCGCAACGCTGACGGCCGAGCAAGCCCGCCAAGTCTACGTCCCGCGCGGCTTCCTCCACGGATTTCTCGCTTTGGTGGACGAGACGATCGTCGCATACAAGCAAAGCGCCGCGTACGATCCCGCCTCGGAGTACGCGATCGCCTGGAACGACGCCGATCTCGGGATCGCGTGGCCGCTGCGCGGCCGCCCCCCGATCCTCTCGCCCCGCGACGCCGCGGCTCCGGGCCTGCGCTCCCTTCCCCAGGTGTAA
- the rfbD gene encoding dTDP-4-dehydrorhamnose reductase, whose translation MKRVLLIGGSGQLGTEITKRWRDCEIVAPPHAELDLAASERVREELDRLHPDVVVNAAAFHDVDRCEVEPERAFAINAVAVGEAARLAREREIVFVTISTDYIFDGAASRPYAESDAPNPLSVYGASKLAGERLVAGLDARAFVVRTCGLYGDARESRRPPLIRRVLSHPSGAQPLRVVADVVASPTFAGDLAVALRRLIESDAYGLYHAVNAGPVSWYDFAREAIARAGVAVAVEPIEAAEWKATAVRPRFSALANEKLGRLGIEMPSWRDGIAAFLGSSRTFN comes from the coding sequence GTGAAGCGCGTCCTCCTCATCGGAGGGTCCGGTCAGCTAGGCACGGAGATAACGAAGCGGTGGCGAGATTGCGAGATCGTCGCGCCCCCGCACGCCGAGTTGGATCTCGCCGCGAGCGAACGCGTGCGCGAAGAGCTCGACCGCCTGCACCCGGACGTCGTCGTCAATGCCGCGGCCTTTCACGACGTCGACCGTTGCGAGGTCGAGCCCGAGCGGGCGTTCGCGATCAACGCGGTCGCGGTCGGCGAGGCGGCTCGGCTCGCGCGAGAGCGCGAGATCGTCTTCGTGACGATCAGCACCGATTATATTTTCGACGGCGCGGCGTCGCGCCCGTACGCCGAGAGCGACGCGCCCAACCCCCTCTCGGTCTATGGCGCGTCGAAGCTCGCCGGCGAGCGGCTCGTCGCCGGGCTCGATGCGCGCGCGTTCGTCGTTCGCACGTGCGGACTCTACGGCGATGCGAGAGAGAGCCGGCGTCCGCCGTTGATACGGCGCGTTCTCTCGCACCCGTCCGGCGCGCAGCCGCTACGCGTCGTCGCCGACGTCGTGGCGTCGCCGACGTTCGCCGGAGATTTGGCGGTCGCGTTGCGCCGCTTGATCGAGAGCGATGCCTACGGCCTCTACCACGCCGTCAATGCGGGCCCGGTCAGTTGGTACGACTTTGCCCGCGAGGCGATCGCGCGAGCCGGCGTCGCGGTCGCGGTCGAGCCGATCGAGGCCGCGGAGTGGAAAGCGACGGCGGTGCGCCCCCGGTTTTCGGCGCTGGCGAACGAAAAACTCGGCCGCTTGGGCATAGAAATGCCCTCGTGGCGCGACGGAATCGCCGCGTTCCTGGGAAGTTCGCGCACCTTCAACTAA
- a CDS encoding lysine 5,6-aminomutase subunit alpha, whose protein sequence is MDLRIDRECVDRCRALAAAIVAPVETFIGAHSTVAVERAVLRLLGVDGITPEEVPLPNAVVDALEPADRDRGVALAFGKALAETGLEPSVLAAEIARGALSLARFRDTHESAARGALRPHVDRALARIAAQRGEREARLARLPQLPPPLLYVIVASGNIYEDRTAAVAAAEAGAQVIAVIRSTGQSLLDFVPYGPTTEGFGGTYATQANFAIMREALDEASERLGRYVMLTNYASGLCMPEIAAMAAIERLDMLLNDSMYGILFRDINMKRTFVDQHFSRAINAYAGIVINTGEDNYLTTADAVDQAPAVLASQFINEEFAHRAGLPDRQIGLGDAYEINPDLEDSFLFQVAQAQLAREIFPDAPLKYMPPTKHMTGDVFKGHLIDAMFNLTSVLTGQTIHLCGMLTEAIHTPFLGDRALALENARYVMGTARHLGDEIVLRPGGTIERRAQAVLAGCEELLGRVAAMGLMRAIESAVFADVSRAPDGGRGFDGVFPRAADYYNPFEEALRPAVAPA, encoded by the coding sequence ATGGACCTGCGAATCGATCGGGAATGCGTCGATCGGTGCCGAGCGCTGGCCGCCGCAATCGTGGCGCCGGTCGAGACGTTCATCGGCGCGCACTCGACCGTCGCGGTCGAACGCGCGGTGCTGCGGCTTTTGGGCGTGGACGGCATCACGCCCGAGGAGGTTCCGCTCCCCAACGCCGTGGTCGACGCGTTGGAACCGGCGGATCGCGATCGCGGCGTCGCGCTCGCGTTCGGCAAGGCCCTGGCCGAAACGGGCCTCGAGCCGAGCGTGCTCGCGGCCGAGATCGCCCGCGGAGCCCTCTCGCTCGCGCGCTTCCGCGACACGCACGAATCCGCGGCGCGCGGAGCGCTGCGCCCGCACGTCGATCGAGCGCTCGCGCGGATCGCCGCGCAGCGCGGGGAGCGCGAGGCGCGGCTCGCCCGCCTTCCGCAACTGCCGCCGCCGCTGCTCTACGTCATCGTCGCGAGCGGCAACATCTACGAGGACCGCACCGCCGCCGTCGCGGCCGCAGAAGCCGGCGCGCAAGTCATCGCCGTGATCCGCTCGACCGGTCAGTCGCTGCTCGATTTCGTTCCCTACGGTCCGACGACCGAAGGCTTCGGCGGCACGTACGCCACGCAGGCAAACTTTGCGATCATGCGCGAGGCGCTCGACGAGGCGAGCGAACGGCTCGGGCGCTACGTCATGCTCACCAACTACGCGAGCGGCCTGTGCATGCCCGAGATCGCGGCGATGGCGGCGATCGAGCGGCTCGACATGCTGCTCAACGACTCGATGTACGGCATCCTCTTCCGCGACATCAACATGAAGCGCACGTTCGTGGATCAGCATTTCAGCCGCGCGATCAACGCGTACGCCGGTATCGTCATCAATACCGGCGAGGACAACTATCTGACGACCGCCGATGCGGTCGATCAGGCGCCGGCCGTCTTGGCGTCGCAGTTCATCAACGAAGAGTTCGCGCACCGCGCCGGACTGCCCGACCGTCAGATCGGGCTTGGGGATGCCTACGAGATCAACCCCGACCTCGAGGATAGCTTCCTCTTCCAAGTGGCGCAGGCGCAGCTCGCGCGCGAGATCTTCCCAGACGCCCCGCTGAAGTATATGCCGCCGACGAAACACATGACCGGCGATGTCTTCAAAGGGCACCTGATCGACGCGATGTTCAACCTGACGTCCGTGCTTACCGGGCAGACGATCCATCTCTGCGGGATGCTTACCGAGGCGATTCATACGCCGTTCTTGGGCGATCGCGCCCTCGCCCTGGAGAACGCGCGCTACGTGATGGGCACCGCGCGCCATCTCGGCGACGAGATCGTCCTCCGCCCCGGCGGTACGATCGAGCGCCGGGCGCAGGCGGTCCTGGCGGGATGCGAAGAGCTGCTCGGGCGCGTTGCCGCGATGGGCCTGATGCGGGCGATCGAATCCGCCGTCTTTGCCGACGTCTCGCGCGCACCCGACGGCGGACGCGGGTTCGACGGCGTCTTCCCGCGCGCCGCCGATTACTATAATCCGTTCGAAGAGGCGCTTCGCCCGGCGGTCGCGCCGGCATGA
- a CDS encoding OAM dimerization domain-containing protein, producing MSNLVKPYGDTQNDGKVQLSFTLPVEWSEAADEAARQLATKMGFSDVQVVDGRRIASGFSFFVLYASTPQAIDVESIHAPSARTHAMTMEEIDAFVAERIGRKIRVAGACIGTDAHTVGIDAILNMKGYKGDYGLERYRMFETFNLGSQVAVEELVRYTVEHRIDALLASQVVTQKGSDVKNFTALGELLEAQGVRDDVVLICGGPRVTNRLASELGYDAGFGRGTLPSEVAAFVAVTLAERLRARATAVS from the coding sequence ATGAGCAATCTCGTCAAGCCGTACGGCGACACGCAGAACGACGGCAAGGTGCAGCTCTCGTTCACGCTGCCGGTCGAGTGGAGCGAAGCGGCCGACGAAGCGGCGCGTCAACTCGCGACGAAGATGGGCTTCTCCGACGTGCAAGTCGTCGATGGCCGGCGGATCGCGTCGGGCTTCTCGTTCTTCGTTCTCTATGCGAGCACGCCGCAGGCGATCGACGTCGAGAGCATCCACGCCCCCTCGGCACGGACGCACGCGATGACGATGGAGGAGATCGACGCGTTCGTCGCCGAGCGCATCGGGCGTAAGATACGAGTCGCAGGCGCCTGCATCGGAACCGACGCGCACACGGTCGGCATCGACGCGATTCTCAACATGAAAGGCTATAAGGGCGATTACGGCCTCGAGCGATACCGGATGTTCGAGACGTTCAATCTCGGAAGCCAGGTGGCGGTCGAAGAACTGGTTCGCTACACCGTCGAGCACCGCATCGACGCGCTGCTCGCGTCGCAAGTCGTGACGCAGAAGGGAAGCGACGTCAAGAATTTCACGGCCTTGGGCGAGCTGCTCGAGGCGCAGGGCGTGCGCGACGACGTCGTCTTGATCTGCGGCGGCCCGCGCGTCACCAACCGCCTGGCGAGCGAGCTCGGATACGATGCCGGATTCGGCCGCGGAACGCTGCCGAGCGAGGTCGCGGCGTTCGTCGCGGTGACGCTCGCCGAGCGGCTGCGCGCGCGCGCGACGGCGGTCTCGTAG
- the gmd gene encoding GDP-mannose 4,6-dehydratase, whose translation MGKTALVTGITGQDGSYLAELLLDKGYRVVGMTRRTSTEVHERIEHIVDDVEIVSGDLLDQSSITSIVADVAPDEIYNLAAQSFVPASWSQPVLTGEFTALGVTRVLEAIRQVDPAIRFYQASSSEMFGNAVESPQSEKTPFYPRSPYGVAKVYGHWITVNYRESYDLFSCSGICFNHESPRRGKEFVTRKISDGVARIKLGLARELRLGNLDARRDWGYAGDFVRAMWAMLQQERPDDYVIATGRTHSVRDFVRIAFEAAGLGSFEPYVVVDPRFVRPAEVDELIGDASKAERGLGWRPHVTFEQLVAMMVEADLERLGSRTRA comes from the coding sequence GTGGGGAAGACCGCGCTCGTCACCGGGATCACCGGACAAGACGGGTCCTATCTCGCCGAGCTGCTGCTCGACAAGGGTTATCGCGTCGTCGGCATGACGCGCCGCACGAGCACCGAGGTGCACGAGCGGATCGAGCATATCGTGGACGACGTGGAGATCGTCTCCGGCGATCTCCTCGATCAAAGCTCGATCACCTCGATCGTCGCCGACGTCGCGCCGGACGAGATCTACAATCTCGCGGCGCAGTCGTTCGTTCCGGCGTCGTGGAGCCAGCCCGTGCTGACCGGGGAGTTTACCGCGCTCGGCGTCACGCGCGTGCTCGAGGCGATTCGACAGGTCGATCCCGCCATTCGATTCTACCAGGCGTCGAGCTCGGAGATGTTCGGCAACGCGGTCGAATCGCCGCAGAGCGAGAAGACGCCGTTCTATCCGCGCAGTCCGTATGGGGTCGCGAAGGTCTACGGACACTGGATCACCGTCAACTACCGCGAGTCGTACGATCTCTTTTCGTGCAGCGGAATCTGCTTCAACCACGAGTCGCCCCGTCGCGGAAAGGAGTTCGTGACCCGCAAGATCTCCGACGGCGTCGCGCGCATCAAGCTCGGCCTCGCTCGGGAGCTGCGCCTCGGGAACCTCGACGCGCGCCGCGACTGGGGGTACGCCGGCGATTTCGTCCGCGCGATGTGGGCGATGCTGCAGCAGGAGCGCCCCGACGACTACGTGATCGCAACGGGGCGAACGCACAGCGTCCGCGATTTCGTGCGAATCGCCTTCGAGGCGGCCGGACTCGGCTCGTTCGAGCCGTACGTCGTCGTCGATCCGCGTTTCGTACGGCCCGCCGAAGTGGACGAGCTGATCGGCGACGCGAGCAAGGCAGAGCGCGGCCTCGGCTGGCGACCGCACGTGACCTTCGAGCAGCTCGTCGCGATGATGGTCGAAGCCGATCTCGAGCGTCTCGGCTCGCGCACGCGCGCCTAG
- a CDS encoding GDP-mannose 4,6-dehydratase: MRALVTGASGFVGGYLLDALRAEGAEVFGCCGPGDRDERYRTIDLSDGATLRDALERFRPTVVFHLAAQTYVPDALRSPIETYETNVLGTARLAEAVRAYGGDPPPRIVFASSAEVYGARDAGEYPLRETLDVRPANPYGASKAAAEAILAGEARSFGTDVVIARAFNHIGPGQRESFVVASFAAQLARIAAGGAPLLLVGNLDAARDFLDVRDVAAAYVALARHGERGEIYNVCSGKAVAIRDVLRELIGIARVPVEVREDPDRMRPSEIPLSVGSPEKLRARTEWKPRIAVPRSLAEIYEAAVEKEPR, translated from the coding sequence ATGCGCGCGCTGGTGACGGGCGCGAGCGGGTTCGTCGGCGGCTATCTTCTCGACGCGCTGCGGGCGGAGGGCGCGGAGGTTTTTGGCTGCTGCGGACCCGGCGATCGCGACGAACGATACCGCACGATCGACCTGAGCGACGGCGCGACGCTGCGCGACGCGCTCGAGCGGTTCCGTCCGACGGTCGTCTTCCATCTCGCGGCGCAGACGTACGTCCCCGACGCCCTGCGCTCGCCGATCGAGACCTACGAAACGAACGTGTTGGGAACCGCGCGTTTGGCCGAGGCCGTTCGCGCCTACGGCGGCGACCCGCCGCCGCGGATCGTCTTCGCGAGTTCCGCCGAGGTCTACGGCGCGCGCGACGCCGGCGAGTACCCGCTGCGCGAGACGCTCGACGTTCGGCCCGCAAACCCGTACGGGGCGAGCAAAGCCGCGGCCGAAGCGATCCTTGCCGGCGAGGCGCGCAGCTTCGGCACCGACGTCGTCATCGCGCGAGCGTTCAATCACATCGGGCCGGGCCAGCGCGAGAGCTTCGTCGTCGCATCGTTCGCCGCGCAGCTCGCGCGCATCGCCGCGGGCGGGGCCCCGCTGCTGCTCGTCGGCAACCTCGACGCCGCTCGCGACTTTCTCGACGTGCGCGACGTCGCGGCGGCGTACGTGGCGCTCGCCCGTCACGGCGAGCGCGGCGAGATCTACAACGTCTGCAGCGGCAAGGCGGTCGCGATACGCGACGTGCTGCGCGAGTTGATCGGGATCGCGCGCGTCCCCGTCGAGGTGCGCGAGGATCCGGACCGGATGCGTCCCTCGGAGATACCGCTCTCGGTCGGAAGTCCCGAGAAGCTGCGCGCGCGCACGGAGTGGAAACCGCGAATCGCCGTACCGCGGTCGCTCGCGGAAATTTACGAAGCGGCCGTCGAAAAGGAGCCGCGATGA
- a CDS encoding isoprenylcysteine carboxylmethyltransferase family protein → MTFEAFVFKNRGLLLALPAAALAVFGLPNAPSIAVGLPLAVAGELLRCWAVGYSGVTTRHDAVTAPQLVTAGPYAHVRNPLYIGNFITALGFAIAFTGRNAPTARFALVAGSLAFMAAVYAVIVPHEEAFLRSKFGGEFDRYCERVPRIVPRAAPLPGANGSWHAGVVTSAESKTFALFAAMLLVLALKARIQ, encoded by the coding sequence ATGACCTTCGAGGCCTTCGTCTTCAAGAACCGGGGGCTCTTGCTCGCGCTGCCGGCCGCCGCGCTCGCCGTCTTCGGCCTGCCGAACGCGCCGAGCATCGCCGTCGGCCTGCCGCTCGCCGTCGCGGGCGAGCTGCTGCGGTGCTGGGCGGTCGGCTACTCGGGCGTAACGACGCGCCACGACGCGGTCACGGCTCCGCAACTCGTGACGGCCGGACCCTACGCGCACGTTCGCAATCCGCTCTACATCGGCAACTTCATCACGGCGCTCGGCTTCGCGATCGCCTTCACCGGGAGGAACGCGCCGACGGCCAGGTTCGCGCTCGTCGCCGGATCGCTCGCGTTCATGGCGGCCGTCTACGCGGTCATCGTGCCGCACGAAGAGGCGTTTCTCCGGTCGAAGTTCGGCGGTGAGTTCGATCGCTATTGCGAGCGCGTGCCGCGCATCGTTCCCCGGGCTGCGCCGCTGCCCGGCGCAAACGGCAGTTGGCACGCTGGGGTCGTGACGTCGGCGGAGAGCAAGACGTTCGCGCTCTTCGCCGCGATGCTGCTCGTGCTGGCGCTCAAGGCTCGGATTCAGTAG
- a CDS encoding cation diffusion facilitator family transporter produces the protein MRARLLLALIASALVALVEFWGGAASHSLALTSDAVHVCTDVLALALALLATIGAARPADPRRTFGYGRIEVLGALVNGSLLLVATIAIAFEAARRFAMPVQPQAALMSYVAAAGLAVNAGVGSMLRRGGERDLNVRAALFHVFGDALGGAAVVLGGIAIALTRAAWIDPLLSLFVAAIIVAGVLRVLRDATEVLLESVPRDLDARELEAHIERIAGVTGVHDMHVWSIGSGSRALSAHVSLDDRRLSEAENVLREIDECARAHFGVAHVTIQFECESCPVVVRH, from the coding sequence GTGCGCGCGCGGCTGCTCCTCGCGCTGATCGCCAGCGCGCTCGTCGCGCTCGTCGAGTTCTGGGGCGGCGCCGCTTCGCATAGCTTGGCGCTGACGAGCGACGCGGTGCACGTCTGCACCGACGTGCTCGCGCTCGCCCTCGCGCTGCTCGCAACGATCGGCGCCGCGCGGCCGGCCGATCCGCGCCGCACGTTCGGATACGGGCGCATCGAGGTGCTCGGCGCGCTCGTCAACGGCTCGCTGCTGCTGGTGGCGACGATCGCGATCGCCTTCGAGGCGGCGCGACGCTTCGCGATGCCGGTGCAGCCGCAGGCTGCGCTGATGTCGTACGTGGCTGCTGCCGGCCTCGCGGTCAACGCCGGCGTCGGTTCGATGCTGCGCCGCGGGGGCGAGCGCGATCTCAACGTGCGCGCCGCGCTCTTTCACGTCTTCGGCGACGCGCTCGGCGGGGCGGCCGTCGTCCTGGGCGGGATCGCGATCGCGCTGACGCGCGCGGCGTGGATCGATCCGCTGCTCTCGCTCTTCGTCGCCGCGATCATCGTCGCCGGCGTCCTGCGCGTGCTGCGCGACGCCACCGAAGTGCTGCTCGAAAGCGTCCCCCGCGACCTCGATGCCCGGGAGCTCGAGGCGCACATCGAGCGGATTGCGGGCGTGACGGGAGTTCACGACATGCACGTGTGGTCGATCGGCAGCGGCTCGCGCGCGCTCTCCGCGCACGTCTCGCTCGACGATCGGCGCCTGAGCGAGGCCGAGAACGTTCTGCGCGAGATCGACGAATGCGCGCGCGCTCACTTCGGCGTCGCTCACGTGACGATTCAGTTCGAATGCGAGAGCTGTCCCGTGGTCGTGCGGCATTGA
- a CDS encoding alkaline phosphatase family protein — MNERALTLVALLIAAGCGGGSAGSVVPPPIHGTPGPPPHATPPPRVVREHIKHVVVVVQENRSFDNFFHGFPGARYSTYGYEHDGTKVTLHAASLKGPEIFHGWHEAIEDWDGGKMDGFDLNRVAGKRARTYVYQYVARRYIEPYWSMARQYVLADEMFPTELGGSFTAHLDLIAGTTNLQSNLAEADNPLNQPWGCDAPDGTKTSVVNAQRDETWGGGPFPCFDQFDTMADLLDAANVSWAYYAPKVDGPDVGGKVWSEFDAIDAVRHGPDWQNDVISPASTFLLDASGGRLRDVSWVIPDANDSDHPGEPKDAGPSWVSNVVNAVGESPAWKTTAIVVLWDDWGGFYDGEPPPQLDFRGLGIRVPCIIISPYARKGYVSHTEYEFGSILQFIEEAFGLRSLSSLGYGSGYTDERAYSISDGFDFKQKARPFKPITSPLSREYFLTEKPSTQPPDRQ; from the coding sequence TTGAACGAGCGCGCGCTGACGCTCGTCGCGCTCCTGATCGCCGCAGGTTGCGGCGGCGGCTCGGCAGGCTCCGTCGTGCCGCCGCCGATTCACGGTACCCCCGGTCCGCCGCCGCACGCGACGCCGCCGCCGCGCGTCGTGCGCGAGCACATCAAACACGTCGTCGTCGTCGTGCAGGAGAACCGCAGCTTCGACAATTTCTTCCACGGCTTTCCGGGCGCGCGCTACTCGACCTACGGCTACGAGCACGACGGAACCAAGGTGACGCTGCACGCGGCGAGCCTCAAAGGGCCGGAGATCTTCCACGGTTGGCACGAAGCGATCGAGGATTGGGACGGCGGCAAGATGGATGGCTTCGACCTCAATCGCGTTGCCGGCAAACGAGCCCGGACCTACGTCTATCAGTACGTCGCGCGCCGCTACATCGAGCCGTATTGGAGCATGGCGCGGCAGTACGTGCTCGCCGACGAAATGTTCCCGACGGAGCTCGGCGGAAGCTTCACCGCGCACCTCGACCTGATCGCGGGGACGACGAACCTCCAGAGCAATCTCGCGGAGGCGGACAATCCGTTGAACCAGCCGTGGGGCTGCGACGCGCCGGACGGAACGAAGACGTCGGTCGTCAACGCGCAGCGCGATGAGACGTGGGGCGGCGGCCCGTTTCCGTGCTTCGATCAGTTCGATACGATGGCCGATCTGCTCGACGCGGCGAACGTTTCGTGGGCGTACTACGCGCCGAAAGTCGACGGTCCGGACGTCGGCGGAAAAGTCTGGTCCGAGTTCGACGCGATCGACGCCGTGCGGCACGGCCCCGACTGGCAGAACGACGTGATCTCGCCCGCGAGCACGTTCTTGCTCGACGCATCCGGCGGCAGGCTCCGCGACGTCTCGTGGGTGATCCCCGACGCGAACGACTCCGATCATCCCGGCGAGCCAAAAGACGCGGGACCGTCGTGGGTCTCGAACGTCGTGAATGCCGTCGGCGAGAGCCCCGCGTGGAAGACGACGGCGATCGTCGTTCTCTGGGACGATTGGGGCGGCTTCTACGACGGCGAGCCGCCGCCGCAACTCGATTTTCGCGGGCTCGGGATCCGCGTGCCGTGCATCATCATCTCTCCATACGCGCGCAAAGGCTACGTTTCGCACACGGAGTACGAATTCGGCAGCATCCTCCAGTTTATCGAGGAGGCGTTCGGCCTGCGCTCTCTCTCGTCGCTCGGCTACGGCAGCGGTTACACCGACGAGCGCGCCTACAGCATCAGCGACGGCTTCGATTTCAAGCAGAAGGCGCGGCCGTTCAAACCGATTACGTCGCCGCTGTCGCGCGAGTACTTTTTGACGGAAAAGCCCTCGACGCAACCGCCCGACCGGCAGTAG
- a CDS encoding acetyl-CoA C-acyltransferase (Catalyzes the synthesis of acetoacetyl coenzyme A from two molecules of acetyl coenzyme A. It can also act as a thiolase, catalyzing the reverse reaction and generating two-carbon units from the four-carbon product of fatty acid oxidation), with protein sequence MNISSKTVVLAAARTPFGKLGGALAPLSATTLGAVALTAAIERAKIDPSEIEHVSFGEVLQAGVGQNPARQVLFKSGLAKTVTADTVNKVCASGMLAIVNAMRSINAGANTVVAAGGMESMSNAPYLLRDARFGYRFGDGALIDAMIYDGLWDQYFPMTMATQGSKVANELGLTREEQDRFAYESHRRAGAAHAQGDFADEIVPVRVASKAKDRVVVERLPRRGSVRVPASVGAGSDVWEHEPSSEFTLEYEKYGPFITGDHPHAVADRDEAVRADASIEAMAKLRPLERDGTVTAGNAPGVNDGAAAMILADAEYAAHHNYEPLATIVEHATVAWDSPYISLTPAMAARKLLDRAGLSVRDIAVWEINEAFSAVAITSARRLGLDEAEVNKFGGAVAMGHPIGASGTRIVGTLINQLRKRGGGFGIAAICSGGGQGDALLVAV encoded by the coding sequence ATGAACATCAGCTCTAAAACCGTCGTACTCGCGGCGGCGCGCACCCCGTTCGGAAAGCTCGGCGGAGCGCTCGCGCCGCTCTCGGCGACGACGCTCGGCGCCGTCGCCCTGACCGCCGCCATCGAACGCGCGAAGATCGATCCGTCGGAGATCGAGCACGTCAGTTTCGGCGAGGTGCTGCAGGCCGGCGTCGGACAGAATCCGGCGCGGCAGGTGCTCTTCAAATCGGGGCTCGCCAAGACCGTTACGGCCGACACCGTGAACAAGGTCTGCGCCTCGGGCATGCTCGCGATCGTCAACGCGATGCGCTCGATTAACGCAGGGGCCAATACGGTCGTCGCGGCCGGCGGGATGGAGTCGATGTCGAACGCGCCCTATCTCTTGCGCGACGCGCGCTTCGGCTATCGTTTCGGCGACGGCGCGCTGATCGACGCGATGATCTACGACGGCCTCTGGGATCAGTACTTTCCGATGACGATGGCAACGCAGGGAAGCAAGGTCGCCAACGAGCTCGGACTGACGCGCGAAGAGCAGGATCGCTTTGCGTACGAGAGCCACCGCCGCGCCGGAGCGGCGCACGCGCAGGGCGATTTCGCCGACGAGATCGTTCCGGTGAGGGTGGCGAGCAAGGCGAAGGATAGGGTCGTCGTCGAGCGGCTGCCGCGGCGCGGCAGCGTTCGCGTTCCCGCGTCGGTCGGCGCGGGCAGCGACGTCTGGGAGCACGAGCCGTCGAGCGAGTTCACGCTCGAATACGAGAAGTACGGGCCCTTCATCACGGGCGACCATCCGCACGCCGTCGCCGATCGCGACGAAGCGGTCCGCGCCGACGCGAGCATCGAAGCGATGGCGAAGCTGCGCCCGCTCGAGCGCGACGGGACGGTCACCGCGGGCAACGCGCCCGGCGTCAACGACGGCGCCGCGGCGATGATCCTCGCCGACGCCGAGTATGCGGCGCACCACAACTACGAACCGCTCGCGACGATCGTCGAGCACGCGACGGTCGCGTGGGACTCTCCGTACATCAGCCTGACGCCGGCGATGGCGGCGCGCAAGCTGCTCGACCGCGCGGGCCTCTCGGTGCGCGATATCGCCGTGTGGGAGATCAACGAGGCGTTTTCGGCGGTCGCGATCACCTCGGCGCGGCGCCTCGGACTCGACGAGGCCGAGGTCAACAAGTTCGGCGGCGCCGTCGCGATGGGGCATCCAATCGGCGCATCGGGAACGCGGATCGTCGGCACCCTCATCAACCAGCTGCGCAAGCGCGGCGGCGGATTCGGGATCGCCGCGATCTGCTCGGGCGGCGGCCAAGGCGACGCGTTGCTCGTAGCGGTCTGA